In Herpetosiphonaceae bacterium, a genomic segment contains:
- the rsmI gene encoding 16S rRNA (cytidine(1402)-2'-O)-methyltransferase → MPVSCSRSIPEEAAIGTLYIVATPIGNLEDISLRALRLLREARLIAAEDTRHTRRLLTRYEIATPTISYHEHNKLVRRDTILAALAEGDVALVSDAGTPAINDPGYELVVAAIEAGYTVSPVPGPSAPIAALVASGLPTAQWTYLGFLPHRRTERLSFLQQYAALPTTLLCFETPHRLRAALADLQAVLGDRRICVARELTKLHEEFVRGSIGDAIVHFETHAPRGEFVLVIEGATAPPVEESLAAGEWQERARSRLHELAAQGVAGSAAAKQVAKELGVARSEVYALWVALSDEG, encoded by the coding sequence TTGCCTGTATCCTGTAGCCGATCCATCCCTGAGGAGGCTGCTATCGGCACGCTCTACATTGTTGCGACACCAATCGGGAATTTGGAAGACATCAGTCTGCGGGCGCTGCGGCTGCTGCGCGAGGCTCGGCTGATCGCGGCGGAGGATACGCGCCATACGCGCCGCCTGCTCACGCGCTACGAGATCGCCACGCCGACGATCTCCTACCACGAGCACAACAAGCTGGTCCGTCGCGATACGATCCTGGCCGCGCTGGCGGAGGGCGATGTCGCGCTGGTTTCGGATGCGGGCACTCCCGCGATCAACGATCCAGGCTATGAGCTGGTCGTGGCGGCGATCGAGGCGGGCTACACAGTCTCGCCCGTCCCTGGCCCGTCCGCGCCGATCGCAGCGCTGGTCGCGTCGGGGCTGCCGACCGCGCAGTGGACCTATCTTGGATTTTTGCCGCACCGCAGGACCGAGCGGCTGTCGTTTCTTCAGCAGTACGCCGCGCTGCCCACGACGCTGCTCTGCTTCGAGACGCCGCACCGGCTGCGCGCGGCGCTGGCCGATCTGCAAGCGGTCTTGGGCGATCGGCGGATCTGCGTGGCCCGCGAGCTTACGAAGCTGCACGAGGAGTTTGTGCGCGGCTCGATTGGCGATGCGATCGTTCACTTCGAGACACACGCGCCGCGCGGTGAGTTTGTGCTGGTGATCGAGGGCGCGACCGCTCCGCCCGTTGAGGAGTCGCTTGCGGCGGGCGAGTGGCAGGAGCGCGCGCGATCTCGGCTGCATGAGCTTGCGGCGCAGGGCGTGGCCGGGAGCGCGGCGGCCAAGCAGGTGGCGAAGGAGCTGGGCGTGGCGCGGAGCGAGGTCTATGCGCTGTGGGTGGCGCTGAGCGACGAGGGATGA
- a CDS encoding ABC transporter ATP-binding protein, producing the protein MNAVEFETVSKRFTLHREKRNSFQERVVNLLRPRGESETFWALRDVSFSVPAGETLGLIGHNGSGKSTTLKLITRILEPTSGNVRVRGRVSALLELGSGFHPDLTGRDNIYLNGSLLGFGRADMQRRVDEIIEFAELGPFIDTPVKHFSSGMYMRLGFAIATAVDPDIIITDEVLAVGDEAFQRKCMERMFSFRQEGRTILFVSHSLDAVRNLCTSAIWLDHGELKAAGDPVTTIDAYLRRTNEQEAARLERERHAGADGATDVAPTGVSAAKSFNRWGSGEIEIVRVALLDAQGREPSTFQTGESLTVRLFYEAHQPIDDPVFGLALHHVSGFHISGPNTRFGGMSLGTVRGRGYVDYTIDELPLLEGNYMLTAAVYDTSMTHPYDHHERMYPFIVQTSAIAERWGSFHIPARWNWKPA; encoded by the coding sequence ATGAATGCTGTTGAATTTGAAACCGTCTCGAAGCGCTTTACCCTGCATCGCGAAAAGCGCAACTCGTTTCAGGAGCGGGTGGTCAATCTTCTGCGGCCACGCGGCGAGAGCGAAACCTTCTGGGCGCTGCGCGATGTGAGCTTTAGCGTGCCTGCGGGCGAGACGCTCGGCCTGATCGGGCACAACGGCTCCGGCAAGTCGACGACGCTCAAGCTGATCACGCGGATTCTTGAGCCGACCAGCGGCAATGTGCGCGTGCGCGGGCGAGTCTCGGCGCTGCTGGAGCTTGGCTCCGGCTTCCACCCGGATCTGACGGGCCGCGACAATATCTATCTCAACGGCTCGCTGCTGGGCTTTGGCCGCGCCGACATGCAGCGCCGCGTGGACGAGATCATCGAGTTTGCCGAGCTGGGGCCGTTCATCGACACGCCGGTGAAGCATTTTTCGTCGGGCATGTACATGCGGCTGGGCTTTGCCATCGCCACCGCCGTCGATCCCGACATCATCATCACCGACGAGGTGCTGGCGGTCGGTGACGAGGCGTTCCAGCGCAAGTGCATGGAGCGCATGTTTAGCTTCCGGCAGGAGGGCCGCACGATCCTGTTCGTGTCGCATAGCCTGGACGCCGTGCGCAACCTGTGTACCTCAGCGATCTGGCTTGACCACGGCGAGCTCAAGGCGGCGGGCGATCCGGTGACGACGATCGACGCTTATCTCAGGCGGACCAACGAGCAGGAGGCTGCGCGGCTGGAGCGGGAGCGTCATGCCGGGGCCGATGGAGCGACCGACGTTGCACCAACCGGTGTGAGCGCGGCGAAGTCGTTCAACCGCTGGGGCAGCGGCGAGATCGAGATCGTGCGGGTGGCGCTGCTCGACGCGCAGGGCCGCGAGCCGAGCACCTTTCAAACGGGCGAGTCGCTTACGGTACGGCTGTTCTACGAGGCACACCAGCCGATTGACGATCCCGTCTTTGGCCTGGCGCTGCATCATGTCAGCGGCTTCCACATCAGCGGGCCGAATACGCGCTTCGGCGGCATGTCGCTGGGCACGGTGCGCGGGCGCGGCTACGTAGACTACACGATCGACGAGCTGCCGCTGCTTGAGGGCAACTATATGCTGACGGCGGCGGTGTACGATACGAGCATGACGCATCCCTACGATCATCACGAGCGCATGTATCCCTTTATTGTGCAGACCAGCGCCATCGCCGAGCGGTGGGGCAGCTTTCATATACCGGCGCGATGGAACTGGAAGCCAGCTTAG
- a CDS encoding ABC transporter permease → MARVATLNYEDRRVLSMRVWVLHWLMVILAALAAVLIALPSVLRQPTFYASQAVVQFDAATFPALFDGGAPSALLREQQDNLGGVLRMSYEDLGRRGLEYAYPEPGRIAITAYSLDPEVAPKIAASAAEGLTRRLYAIEGTEALRTLLGHEEYAALTGRAPSTGTDPAQAVESDLLRRLLLTQALDDVGPQQGSASIAALTEPQRQSLTRALEVLTERTEINLRSAEQAERASRSDAERSAAAEQVRGARSTLSAVRELTSYMYRQYGTRFDVYSSAPAFVVQRAAAATVVPNYSLLKLSIAASVGLIGGLLTVLIDRQVGILVKLQELWNYRELIRNMVARDLKARYKNSVLGYVWSLLNPLLMMGVFWLVFSLLLANTIPMFPVFLIVALLPWNFAVTAVSGGMRSILDNANLVKKVYFPREILPITVVLSNLANYIFALPVMFLVMAVVQWLTLGRLNFSWTFAFLPVLIIIQTIFLIGMTLLLSTIAVFFRDTTHIIDILIQLWIFLTPVFFSLEQIATPTQAKLVRWFNPMASIIDFYRDILYGQTKNVIPVPGFPALDGVFRTLLTALVILALGSYVFHRYSGRFGEEI, encoded by the coding sequence ATGGCGCGTGTAGCGACGCTCAACTACGAAGATCGGCGCGTGCTCTCGATGCGCGTCTGGGTGCTGCACTGGCTGATGGTGATCCTCGCGGCTCTGGCGGCAGTGCTGATCGCGCTGCCATCGGTGCTGCGACAGCCGACCTTCTACGCCTCCCAGGCGGTTGTGCAGTTCGATGCGGCGACGTTTCCGGCGCTCTTCGACGGTGGCGCTCCGAGCGCGCTCCTGCGCGAGCAGCAGGATAACCTGGGCGGCGTGCTGCGCATGAGCTACGAAGACCTGGGGCGGCGCGGCCTGGAGTATGCCTATCCTGAGCCGGGCCGGATCGCGATCACCGCCTACTCGCTCGACCCTGAGGTCGCGCCGAAGATCGCGGCCAGCGCCGCCGAGGGCCTGACCCGCCGACTGTACGCGATCGAGGGCACGGAGGCGCTGCGCACGCTGCTGGGACACGAGGAGTACGCGGCGCTGACCGGACGCGCGCCGAGCACAGGCACAGATCCGGCTCAGGCGGTCGAAAGCGATCTGCTGCGGCGCTTGCTGCTGACCCAGGCGCTCGATGATGTCGGTCCTCAGCAGGGCAGCGCATCGATCGCGGCCCTGACGGAGCCGCAGCGCCAGTCGTTGACGCGCGCGCTCGAAGTGCTGACCGAGCGAACCGAGATCAATCTGCGCAGCGCGGAGCAGGCGGAGCGCGCCAGCCGCAGCGATGCCGAGCGGAGCGCTGCTGCCGAACAGGTACGCGGCGCGCGCAGCACGCTTAGCGCCGTCCGCGAGCTGACGAGCTACATGTATCGGCAGTACGGCACGCGCTTCGACGTCTACTCCAGCGCTCCCGCGTTCGTCGTCCAGCGCGCGGCGGCGGCGACGGTCGTGCCGAACTACAGCCTGCTCAAGCTGTCGATCGCCGCCTCGGTCGGGCTGATCGGCGGGCTGCTCACGGTGCTGATCGATCGGCAGGTCGGGATTCTGGTGAAGCTTCAGGAGCTATGGAACTACCGCGAGCTGATCCGCAACATGGTAGCCCGCGATCTCAAGGCGCGCTACAAAAACTCTGTGCTGGGCTACGTGTGGTCGCTGCTCAATCCGCTGCTGATGATGGGCGTCTTCTGGCTGGTCTTTAGCCTGCTGCTGGCGAATACAATCCCGATGTTCCCGGTCTTTTTGATCGTCGCGCTGCTGCCGTGGAACTTCGCGGTGACAGCCGTCAGCGGCGGCATGCGCTCGATCCTCGACAACGCCAATCTGGTCAAAAAGGTCTATTTTCCACGCGAGATTTTGCCGATCACGGTGGTGCTGAGCAACCTGGCAAACTATATTTTCGCGCTGCCGGTGATGTTCCTGGTGATGGCGGTGGTGCAGTGGCTCACGCTGGGACGGCTCAACTTCTCGTGGACCTTTGCGTTCTTGCCGGTGCTTATTATCATCCAGACGATCTTCCTGATCGGCATGACGCTGCTGCTGTCCACGATCGCGGTCTTTTTCCGCGACACGACGCATATTATCGATATTCTGATCCAGCTCTGGATCTTTCTCACGCCCGTCTTTTTCTCGCTGGAGCAGATCGCGACGCCGACGCAGGCCAAGCTCGTCCGCTGGTTCAACCCGATGGCGTCGATCATCGATTTCTACCGCGACATTCTGTACGGCCAGACCAAGAATGTGATCCCGGTGCCAGGATTCCCGGCGCTCGACGGCGTGTTTCGCACGCTGCTGACGGCGCTGGTGATCCTCGCGCTTGGCTCGTACGTGTTCCACCGCTACAGCGGGCGCTTTGGGGAGGAGATATGA
- a CDS encoding metallophosphoesterase family protein, whose translation MRIGVISDTHGVFHPSIPTHFAGVEQILHAGDIGKAEIIRQLESIAPVLAVTGNVDWGGPLDRQHPRVQRLELSGCAIYMTHIGGTPSELRGRLPTPRPDVYICGHSHIALLQRHDDVLFLNPGSAGPARFGRKPSLAILTIEAGVAEAEIIMLG comes from the coding sequence ATGCGCATCGGCGTTATCTCGGATACACACGGCGTTTTTCACCCATCGATCCCGACACATTTTGCGGGAGTCGAGCAGATTTTGCACGCGGGCGACATCGGCAAGGCCGAGATCATCCGGCAGCTTGAGTCGATCGCGCCCGTTCTGGCTGTCACCGGCAACGTCGACTGGGGCGGGCCGCTGGATCGGCAGCATCCGCGCGTCCAGCGCTTGGAGCTGTCAGGCTGCGCAATCTATATGACACACATCGGCGGCACGCCCAGCGAACTCCGGGGTCGGCTGCCCACGCCCAGGCCCGACGTGTACATCTGCGGGCATAGCCATATTGCGCTGCTGCAACGTCACGACGATGTGCTCTTTCTCAACCCCGGCTCGGCAGGCCCGGCCCGCTTTGGCCGCAAGCCCTCGCTCGCGATCCTGACGATCGAGGCAGGCGTGGCCGAGGCGGAGATCATTATGTTAGGGTGA
- a CDS encoding methyltransferase domain-containing protein, whose product MTKGVSRLPGLEQAAQEMPFDQFGRYHMLREAVDACREPLGAPRLTILDVGGFYEDHGQPTLPLKRFLPADSVTVLDVVECDLPGYVKGDGTALRFDDASFDLVVSADTLEHIPQSARTAFWQELLRVARHGVILLAPFGTPEVEAAEALLFEYIRVELRAEHQQLKEHRDYGLPRLEEWLDLLDREGVAARAYPTGYLHAWLGMMLIKHLLLRVDPGITAQRLLDSYYNRSFFPTERRDPAYRHLIIAEKTPGLVAAVDAVLAPTIMPPQSDASADWGGALQPTLVTVMQRQLLAHHDETARLQTHYQQQVSALERIIADQQIVINQMQEHVVVVNERGRLQVERYEGALRDLLERSQWLEGQAATLRRQLEAVQNGRVMRLLNRLSGRKRS is encoded by the coding sequence ATGACCAAGGGAGTGAGCCGCCTGCCGGGATTGGAGCAGGCGGCGCAAGAAATGCCGTTCGATCAGTTCGGGCGCTACCACATGCTGCGCGAGGCGGTCGATGCCTGCCGCGAGCCGCTGGGCGCGCCGCGGCTGACGATCCTGGATGTCGGCGGTTTTTACGAGGATCATGGACAGCCGACGCTGCCGCTGAAGCGCTTTCTTCCCGCCGATAGCGTGACGGTCCTCGATGTGGTGGAGTGCGATCTGCCGGGCTACGTCAAGGGCGACGGCACCGCGCTGCGCTTCGACGACGCCAGCTTCGATCTGGTCGTCTCCGCCGATACGCTTGAGCATATTCCACAGTCGGCGCGTACGGCCTTCTGGCAGGAATTGCTGCGCGTGGCGCGGCACGGCGTGATCTTGCTCGCGCCGTTCGGCACGCCGGAGGTCGAGGCCGCCGAGGCGCTGCTCTTCGAGTATATCAGGGTCGAGCTACGCGCCGAGCACCAGCAGTTGAAGGAGCATCGCGACTACGGGCTGCCGCGTCTGGAGGAGTGGCTGGATCTGCTCGATCGCGAGGGCGTTGCTGCGCGGGCCTATCCCACGGGCTACCTGCACGCCTGGCTGGGCATGATGCTGATCAAGCATCTGCTGCTGCGCGTCGATCCCGGCATCACAGCGCAGCGGCTGCTCGACTCGTACTACAATCGATCGTTCTTTCCCACGGAGCGCCGCGATCCGGCCTATCGCCATCTGATCATCGCCGAGAAAACGCCGGGGCTGGTGGCGGCGGTGGATGCGGTGCTCGCGCCGACGATCATGCCGCCGCAATCAGATGCCTCCGCCGACTGGGGCGGCGCGCTCCAGCCAACCCTGGTGACGGTGATGCAGCGCCAACTGCTGGCCCATCACGACGAGACGGCCAGGCTTCAGACGCACTACCAGCAGCAGGTCAGCGCGCTGGAGCGGATCATCGCCGATCAGCAGATCGTGATCAACCAGATGCAGGAACATGTTGTGGTGGTCAACGAGCGCGGGCGGCTGCAAGTCGAGCGCTACGAGGGCGCGCTGCGGGATCTCTTGGAGCGCTCCCAGTGGCTCGAAGGCCAGGCGGCGACGCTGCGGCGGCAGCTTGAGGCGGTGCAAAACGGACGAGTCATGCGGCTGCTGAACAGGTTGTCAGGAAGGAAGCGATCGTGA
- a CDS encoding DUF6541 family protein produces the protein MRQPVRETWHEPGLVGVLWLLLLFTLGSAEMLSWGLQNVPAGAGLALLGAALYLAPGLALVQALWPDSALSWPEKLALSCGIGVALPPLLLQTAHLVRLPWSGWATWIYALAALAALIGPAWRRAPAWRQMTRPALSSHALLLGSLLGVALLTRLYAIRDLPVGMWGDSYHHTMIAQLLVENRGLFNSWEPYAPLVTFTYHYGFHANVAFFHWLSGISVPHSVLYVGQLMNLAALTSAYVLTTRLTNSRAAGLWALALTAFANTQPAFYVNWGRYTQLTGQVVLPIVVLCWMALLEHGRFCWRRVALTTIVTASLMLIHYIVTMFAVLFLATYVLVLLARAPRWSAARRVIERSALTAGLALIVAAPWLLNTLGGNLSRNVADFVDRSVGMERISSTSTLDSIAPFYVDGVVLALAAIGVVLALARRNWRAGLLAVWSALLIVIVVPYVFGLPGSGVVGAFTSFIALYITVIPLAAYVLGLLQERLTAWHRLAGAVVGLGALIGVSVWGMRWQEQVIEPRYQLFTPADEAAMAWIRESTPPDAKFLVNMFPAYGDTLVVGSDGGWWIPLLTGRPTTLPPITYGSERAATTGYSRQISRFAAELRRHPLPDAQGIALLREGGIRYIYSGAHSAQPDRFDVEALRESPALRVVYEAEGVTIFEIVPQAAARLE, from the coding sequence GTGCGGCAGCCCGTTCGCGAAACCTGGCACGAGCCGGGCCTGGTCGGCGTGCTCTGGCTGCTGCTGCTGTTCACGCTCGGCAGCGCGGAGATGCTCTCGTGGGGCCTTCAGAACGTTCCGGCTGGCGCTGGTCTGGCGCTGCTGGGCGCGGCGCTGTATCTCGCGCCGGGCCTGGCCCTGGTGCAGGCGCTCTGGCCCGACAGCGCGCTGAGCTGGCCGGAGAAGCTGGCGCTCTCCTGCGGGATCGGCGTCGCGCTGCCGCCGCTGCTGCTGCAAACGGCGCATCTGGTGCGGCTGCCCTGGAGCGGCTGGGCCACGTGGATCTATGCGCTTGCCGCGCTGGCGGCGCTGATCGGGCCTGCGTGGCGGCGCGCTCCGGCATGGCGGCAGATGACCCGTCCGGCGCTGTCGAGCCACGCGCTGCTGCTGGGCAGCCTGCTTGGCGTGGCGCTGCTGACGCGGCTGTACGCGATCCGCGATCTGCCGGTCGGGATGTGGGGCGACTCGTACCACCACACGATGATCGCGCAGTTGCTAGTCGAGAATCGCGGCCTGTTCAACTCGTGGGAGCCGTACGCGCCGCTGGTCACGTTTACCTACCACTACGGCTTTCACGCGAACGTCGCCTTTTTCCACTGGCTCAGCGGCATCTCGGTGCCGCACAGCGTGCTGTACGTGGGCCAGCTCATGAACCTGGCGGCGCTGACATCGGCGTATGTGCTGACGACGCGCCTGACCAACAGCCGCGCGGCAGGGCTGTGGGCACTGGCGCTGACCGCCTTTGCCAACACGCAGCCCGCGTTCTACGTGAACTGGGGCCGCTACACGCAGCTTACGGGTCAGGTAGTGCTGCCGATCGTGGTGCTGTGCTGGATGGCGCTGCTGGAGCACGGGCGTTTCTGCTGGCGGCGCGTGGCGCTGACGACGATCGTCACGGCCAGCCTGATGCTGATCCACTACATCGTGACGATGTTTGCGGTGCTGTTTCTGGCGACCTATGTGCTGGTGCTGCTGGCGCGCGCGCCGCGCTGGTCCGCCGCGCGGCGCGTGATCGAGCGGTCGGCGCTCACGGCGGGGCTGGCGCTGATCGTGGCTGCGCCGTGGCTGCTGAACACGCTCGGTGGGAATCTCAGCCGCAACGTGGCGGACTTCGTCGATCGCAGCGTGGGCATGGAGCGCATCAGCAGCACCTCGACGCTCGACTCGATCGCCCCGTTCTACGTCGACGGCGTGGTGCTGGCGCTGGCGGCGATCGGCGTGGTGCTGGCGCTGGCGCGGCGCAACTGGCGGGCGGGGCTGCTGGCGGTGTGGAGCGCGCTGCTGATCGTGATCGTCGTGCCGTATGTCTTTGGCCTGCCCGGCTCCGGCGTGGTCGGCGCGTTTACGTCGTTTATCGCGCTGTACATCACGGTGATCCCGCTGGCGGCGTATGTGCTGGGCCTGCTTCAGGAGCGGCTCACGGCCTGGCATCGGCTGGCTGGCGCGGTGGTCGGGCTGGGCGCGCTGATCGGCGTGAGCGTGTGGGGTATGCGCTGGCAGGAGCAGGTGATCGAGCCGCGCTACCAGTTGTTCACGCCCGCCGACGAAGCGGCGATGGCCTGGATTCGCGAGAGCACGCCGCCGGATGCGAAGTTTTTGGTGAATATGTTTCCGGCATACGGCGATACGCTGGTTGTCGGCTCCGACGGCGGGTGGTGGATTCCGCTGCTGACCGGACGACCAACGACGCTACCGCCGATTACCTACGGCAGCGAGCGCGCGGCGACGACGGGCTACTCGCGGCAGATCAGCCGGTTTGCGGCGGAGCTGCGCAGGCATCCGCTGCCAGACGCGCAGGGTATCGCGCTGCTGCGGGAGGGCGGGATTCGCTACATCTACAGCGGCGCGCACTCGGCGCAGCCCGACAGGTTCGATGTCGAAGCGCTGCGGGAAAGCCCGGCGCTGCGGGTGGTGTACGAAGCAGAAGGCGTGACGATCTTTGAGATCGTGCCACAAGCTGCCGCAAGGTTGGAGTAA
- a CDS encoding glycosyltransferase, whose amino-acid sequence MTLPTVSVVVVNFNGRQHLEPCFSSLLKQDYPAELVELILVDNNSQDGSRELIAARFPMVRVIQNADNRGFAPAVNQGAAAAGGRYLALINNDAYADPRWIRAMVEPLEAQRAEGVACVGARMLDWHGRRIDFVGGGVNFYGHGDQFFHQFPADAVAVEQEQLLFACGGAMLVDRQVFLDTGGFDEDYFAYFEDVDFGWRLWLYGYRVLLAPEAVVYHRSHGTSSTMYGHQVRTLLERNALMTIIKNYDDEHLQRVLPAALLLLLKKSLLDGGQTIDRREFDMRQRNHATVDPTIPVPKAMLSYIVAAGDLIDDFPRLWAKRQAIQARRARPDAEILPLLKRPMGANYLAPSYLLLQETLTEAFDIRAMFNGSRTTRVLILSSDPLYQNLAGPGIRAVEMARYLAQTCYVTLAAPEQAAVTIADVECVAFQRGDQEAVQHVASHAEVLIVQGFTLALYPALKALHKVLVVDLYDPFHLENLEIHTRQSPESVVERTAGDLAILNEQLCVGDFFICASERQRDFWLGALGSLGRLSPEAYQHDPTFRSLIDVVPFGLQPAPPVHERKVIKGVVPGIAADDTLVLWGGGIWDWLDPLTVIRAMAIVGRQRPDVKLFFMGYHHPNPNDVPVMAMYDRAVALACELGLHSRTVFFNDRWVPYDERANYLLEADIGVSAHLEHVETRFAFRTRLLDYIWAGLPMVVAAGDTLADTVIERGLGYVVPIEDAEAYAAAILALAEQPNARQMYEPTFAAARQQFAWPQVLRPLFAFCRQPRYAPDKRRQAPAINEQATQGLLPSIQRRMDELDAIVAAKNEHIAYLEGLIGQVQHGRVMRLLRLLQRVFGRI is encoded by the coding sequence GTGACTCTGCCTACGGTATCGGTGGTCGTCGTCAACTTCAACGGACGCCAGCATCTAGAGCCGTGCTTTAGCTCGCTGCTCAAGCAAGACTATCCAGCTGAGCTGGTCGAGCTGATCCTGGTGGACAACAACTCGCAGGATGGCTCGCGGGAGCTGATAGCCGCGCGATTCCCGATGGTCAGAGTGATCCAGAACGCCGACAATCGCGGCTTCGCGCCCGCGGTCAACCAGGGCGCGGCGGCGGCAGGCGGTCGCTACCTGGCGCTGATCAACAACGATGCCTACGCCGATCCGCGCTGGATCAGGGCGATGGTCGAGCCGCTTGAGGCGCAGCGCGCCGAGGGCGTGGCGTGCGTCGGCGCGCGCATGCTGGACTGGCACGGGCGGCGGATCGACTTCGTGGGCGGCGGCGTCAACTTCTACGGCCACGGCGATCAGTTCTTCCACCAGTTTCCCGCCGATGCGGTCGCCGTCGAGCAGGAGCAGTTGCTCTTCGCCTGCGGCGGCGCGATGCTGGTCGATCGGCAGGTCTTTCTCGACACAGGCGGCTTCGACGAAGACTATTTCGCCTACTTCGAGGACGTTGATTTCGGCTGGCGGCTCTGGCTGTACGGCTATCGCGTGCTGCTCGCGCCTGAGGCGGTGGTCTATCATCGCTCGCACGGCACGTCCAGCACGATGTACGGCCATCAGGTGCGCACGCTGCTTGAGCGCAACGCGCTGATGACGATCATCAAGAACTACGACGACGAGCACTTGCAGCGGGTGCTGCCAGCGGCGCTGCTGCTGCTGCTCAAGAAAAGCCTGCTGGACGGCGGCCAGACGATCGATCGGCGCGAGTTCGACATGCGCCAGCGCAATCATGCCACGGTCGATCCGACGATCCCGGTGCCCAAGGCGATGCTCAGCTATATCGTCGCGGCGGGCGATCTGATCGACGATTTTCCGCGTCTGTGGGCCAAAAGGCAGGCGATCCAGGCACGTCGCGCCCGTCCCGACGCCGAGATCCTGCCGCTGCTCAAGCGCCCGATGGGCGCCAACTACCTCGCGCCGTCCTACCTGCTGCTTCAGGAGACGCTCACGGAGGCATTCGATATTCGCGCTATGTTCAATGGCTCTCGCACAACGCGGGTGCTGATCCTCAGCAGCGATCCGCTCTATCAGAATCTGGCCGGGCCTGGTATTCGGGCCGTCGAGATGGCGCGCTACCTGGCGCAGACGTGCTACGTGACGCTGGCCGCGCCTGAGCAGGCGGCGGTGACGATCGCGGATGTCGAGTGTGTGGCGTTTCAGCGCGGCGATCAGGAGGCGGTGCAGCATGTCGCCAGCCACGCCGAAGTGCTGATCGTGCAGGGCTTTACGCTGGCGCTCTATCCGGCGCTCAAAGCGCTGCACAAGGTGCTCGTCGTCGATCTCTACGATCCGTTTCACCTGGAAAACCTGGAGATTCATACGCGGCAAAGCCCGGAGTCGGTGGTGGAGCGCACGGCGGGCGATCTGGCGATCCTGAACGAGCAGCTTTGCGTGGGCGACTTCTTTATCTGCGCCAGCGAGCGGCAGCGCGATTTCTGGCTCGGCGCGCTCGGCAGCCTGGGCCGTCTCTCGCCTGAGGCGTATCAGCACGATCCGACCTTCCGCTCGCTGATCGACGTGGTGCCGTTTGGCCTACAGCCAGCGCCGCCGGTTCATGAGCGCAAGGTGATCAAAGGCGTTGTTCCCGGTATCGCCGCCGACGATACGCTGGTGCTGTGGGGCGGCGGGATCTGGGACTGGCTCGATCCGCTGACGGTGATCCGCGCGATGGCGATTGTGGGGCGGCAGCGGCCCGATGTGAAGCTCTTTTTCATGGGCTACCATCATCCCAATCCCAACGACGTGCCGGTGATGGCGATGTACGATCGGGCGGTGGCGCTGGCCTGCGAGCTAGGGTTACATAGCCGGACGGTCTTTTTCAACGATCGCTGGGTGCCCTACGACGAGCGGGCGAACTATCTGCTGGAGGCCGACATCGGCGTCAGCGCGCATCTGGAGCATGTCGAGACGCGCTTTGCGTTCCGCACGCGGCTGCTCGACTACATCTGGGCCGGGCTGCCGATGGTCGTCGCGGCGGGCGATACGCTGGCGGATACGGTGATCGAGCGCGGGCTGGGCTATGTCGTGCCGATCGAGGATGCTGAAGCCTACGCCGCCGCGATCCTGGCGCTGGCGGAGCAGCCGAATGCGCGGCAGATGTACGAGCCGACGTTTGCCGCAGCGCGGCAGCAGTTTGCCTGGCCCCAGGTGCTCCGCCCGCTGTTCGCGTTTTGCCGACAGCCGCGCTACGCGCCGGATAAGCGGCGGCAAGCGCCAGCGATCAACGAGCAGGCGACACAGGGCTTGCTGCCCAGCATTCAGCGCCGCATGGACGAGCTGGACGCGATCGTCGCGGCCAAAAACGAGCATATCGCCTATCTCGAAGGCTTGATCGGGCAGGTCCAGCATGGGCGCGTGATGCGGCTGCTGCGGCTGCTGCAACGGGTGTTTGGCCGTATTTGA